A part of Candidatus Electrothrix aestuarii genomic DNA contains:
- a CDS encoding sugar transferase — protein MTYRPTSGYSLGTILLHWIDSVLLILFFLVCTGKNGLAFPDITLVSLWEGGIMTLLVFCWKSIFSFFMHTKSSPILNKEVWYEKAWKDIIIRSCIAITLGWGLILLSLILIKKSILIFDLPSKERHFLYFSTIQSAFACLGALLLLFLLYRISFALLLRKKNIHQPVTNALIVGLNVRSLALAENLRNHASGYKLLGFTDALPEDLPEEYAKALDVVCSLQGVEEYIKTHRVDEIFLTLPVRSFYDELKSIIQYSLATGLTVRVLNDFFTFEAGAFNYIDGDLSNFTVDSPTSTPGREEEIQISIKFLADKIISLCALFFVTPLLLTVWVLNSFYWPFSLKEYIGLNKKTFRMVQFKDIQAIVFLKKRGLLNIPQLFNILQGDMSIIGPKPISVQDAHNPDTHQALDPRLFEVKPGLISPYSINKEGSVLPEKNIQMELNYIVHQGAITDYKILKKFIKTNLTRLTCNEPN, from the coding sequence ATGACGTATAGACCAACATCGGGATATTCTCTCGGCACCATCCTGCTGCATTGGATTGATTCCGTTCTGCTGATTCTCTTTTTTCTCGTTTGTACGGGGAAAAACGGATTGGCTTTCCCTGACATTACATTGGTATCATTATGGGAAGGAGGCATAATGACGCTGCTTGTCTTTTGCTGGAAATCTATTTTCTCCTTCTTCATGCATACAAAATCCTCTCCGATCCTGAACAAAGAGGTGTGGTATGAAAAAGCATGGAAAGATATTATTATAAGGAGTTGTATAGCAATAACCTTGGGATGGGGTCTCATACTCTTATCTCTTATCCTGATCAAGAAAAGTATACTTATCTTTGATCTTCCAAGCAAGGAAAGACATTTTTTATATTTCAGTACGATACAATCCGCTTTTGCTTGCCTGGGAGCTTTACTGCTTCTTTTTCTTCTGTACAGAATATCGTTTGCATTGCTCCTCAGAAAAAAAAACATTCATCAGCCAGTAACAAATGCTCTGATTGTTGGACTGAATGTCCGTTCTCTTGCTCTGGCTGAAAATCTCAGAAACCATGCATCAGGTTACAAACTCCTAGGTTTTACTGATGCCCTTCCAGAAGACCTTCCAGAAGAATATGCTAAAGCTCTTGATGTAGTATGTTCCCTGCAAGGAGTGGAAGAATATATTAAAACGCACCGTGTAGATGAAATCTTCCTTACGCTCCCAGTCAGAAGTTTCTATGATGAGCTTAAAAGTATTATTCAATATTCTCTAGCAACAGGTCTTACTGTCCGGGTGCTCAACGACTTCTTTACATTTGAAGCTGGAGCATTTAACTATATCGATGGTGACCTTTCCAATTTCACTGTGGACTCACCGACTTCTACTCCCGGCAGAGAAGAGGAAATTCAAATCAGTATCAAATTTCTGGCGGATAAAATTATCTCTTTGTGCGCATTATTTTTTGTAACTCCTCTTCTTCTTACCGTGTGGGTCTTAAATTCTTTTTATTGGCCGTTTTCCCTGAAAGAATATATCGGCCTCAACAAAAAAACTTTCAGGATGGTGCAGTTTAAAGATATACAAGCAATTGTTTTTCTCAAAAAAAGAGGCCTCTTAAATATCCCCCAACTGTTTAATATTCTTCAGGGTGATATGAGCATTATAGGCCCAAAGCCTATATCTGTTCAAGATGCTCATAATCCAGATACACATCAGGCCCTTGATCCACGCCTCTTCGAAGTCAAACCCGGCTTAATTTCTCCATACTCTATTAATAAAGAAGGCTCCGTGCTCCCTGAAAAAAATATTCAGATGGAACTTAATTATATCGTTCACCAGGGGGCCATAACAGACTACAAGATATTGAAAAAATTCATAAAAACCAACCTGACACGTCTTACGTGTAATGAACCAAACTAA
- a CDS encoding STAS domain-containing protein, producing the protein MKYTVISFDELGRLDSSSVRIFREKLAQVTTDNDAIVLDFTGIDFIDSTGLGAIIAVANSTWGKTELLISGIKEDIRRIMELTRLHSVLPLYSSVSAAIETLQQKTSTEKFKKAA; encoded by the coding sequence ATGAAATATACAGTGATTTCTTTTGACGAGCTGGGTCGTTTAGATAGCAGTAGCGTGAGAATTTTCCGAGAGAAGTTAGCACAGGTCACCACAGATAACGATGCTATTGTTCTAGATTTTACCGGTATAGATTTTATAGACAGCACGGGACTGGGAGCTATTATTGCTGTTGCAAACAGTACATGGGGCAAAACTGAACTACTCATTTCTGGAATTAAAGAAGATATTCGAAGAATTATGGAATTGACACGTCTTCATTCAGTTCTTCCCCTTTACTCTTCTGTCAGCGCCGCAATCGAAACGCTTCAACAAAAAACGAGTACAGAAAAATTCAAAAAAGCGGCCTGA